A region of Thermococcus argininiproducens DNA encodes the following proteins:
- the hisD gene encoding histidinol dehydrogenase — protein sequence MSFELESYVAQILRDIQKRGIDAIREYSRKFDGYDGEFLVREEEFEEAERLIPEEDKQVIARIIERVREYHEKQLENDKLYIKNASLYGIIYKPIRRIGIYVPGGKPLPSSLIMTGVPAKIAGVREIVVTIPPKDGKVNPYVLYVAKLLGIKEVYKLGGIQAIGAMAYGIGMKKVDKIFGPGNKFVNEAKRQVFGAVGIDSLAGPSEIAVIADESANKDYVLADLISQLEHGKDSKAWLLTTSKELAEYCNKEGVKVVLCESLEECAEKVNEIAPEHLEILTKEPLKLVDLIENAGAIYLGEYTPVPAADYFLGVNHVLPTGGAAKFSSVLTVMDFMKRISLAYVSREEFLAERYLGIRLAEIEGMEQHKRSMEIRR from the coding sequence ATGAGTTTTGAATTAGAGAGTTATGTAGCCCAAATCTTAAGAGATATACAAAAAAGAGGTATTGATGCTATTAGAGAGTACTCAAGGAAGTTTGACGGCTACGATGGAGAGTTCTTGGTGAGAGAGGAAGAGTTTGAAGAAGCTGAGAGGCTGATTCCAGAGGAAGACAAGCAAGTAATCGCAAGGATTATCGAGCGCGTTAGAGAATACCACGAGAAACAGCTTGAAAACGACAAACTTTACATAAAGAACGCATCGCTTTACGGCATAATCTACAAGCCAATTAGGAGGATAGGAATCTATGTCCCGGGAGGAAAACCTCTCCCCTCATCACTCATAATGACTGGAGTTCCGGCTAAGATAGCTGGCGTTAGAGAGATAGTTGTTACCATACCGCCGAAAGATGGGAAAGTCAACCCATACGTCCTCTACGTTGCAAAGCTCCTCGGCATTAAAGAGGTCTACAAGCTCGGTGGAATCCAAGCGATTGGAGCAATGGCCTACGGCATTGGAATGAAGAAAGTGGACAAAATCTTTGGCCCCGGGAACAAGTTCGTGAATGAAGCTAAGAGGCAGGTCTTTGGTGCTGTTGGGATTGACAGCTTAGCTGGCCCTTCGGAGATAGCAGTAATAGCCGATGAAAGTGCAAATAAAGATTATGTCTTGGCTGATCTGATCTCCCAATTAGAGCACGGAAAAGACTCAAAGGCTTGGCTCCTCACGACTTCAAAAGAGTTAGCAGAATACTGCAACAAGGAGGGCGTTAAGGTTGTCCTGTGCGAAAGCTTAGAGGAGTGTGCGGAAAAGGTCAATGAGATTGCTCCAGAGCACTTGGAGATACTCACAAAAGAGCCTCTAAAGCTTGTGGACTTAATCGAAAATGCCGGGGCGATTTATTTGGGAGAGTACACACCGGTTCCAGCAGCGGATTACTTCTTGGGAGTCAATCACGTCCTTCCAACGGGTGGAGCGGCTAAGTTCAGCTCGGTTTTAACGGTTATGGACTTTATGAAGAGGATAAGCTTAGCCTACGTGAGCAGGGAGGAGTTTTTGGCAGAGAGATATTTGGGGATTCGCTTAGCGGAGATCGAGGGCATGGAACAACACAAGAGGAGCATGGAAATAAGGAGGTAG
- the hisB gene encoding imidazoleglycerol-phosphate dehydratase HisB has protein sequence MRRKTRETDITVELGSEGGIKTGDKVFDHLLTALFFYMREAVNVSAEWDLRHHLWEDLGIVLGEELREKIKGKKIARFGNAIMPMDDALVLVAVDISRSYLNLELDFKESEEGFELTLVREFLWALARTLNATIHVKQLSGVNAHHIVEATFKGLGIALRQALSESERLESTKGVL, from the coding sequence ATGAGGCGCAAAACAAGAGAAACGGACATAACTGTTGAGCTCGGCAGTGAGGGAGGAATAAAGACTGGCGATAAAGTCTTTGACCACCTCCTCACTGCTTTATTCTTTTACATGCGTGAAGCTGTTAACGTGAGCGCTGAGTGGGACTTAAGACATCACCTATGGGAGGATTTGGGCATAGTCCTTGGAGAAGAGCTTAGGGAGAAAATTAAGGGCAAGAAAATAGCGCGCTTTGGGAATGCAATAATGCCGATGGATGATGCATTAGTCCTGGTTGCTGTAGATATCTCGAGATCTTACCTAAACCTCGAGCTTGATTTCAAAGAGAGCGAAGAAGGATTTGAGCTCACTTTAGTTAGGGAGTTCCTCTGGGCTTTAGCAAGGACTCTTAATGCTACAATTCACGTGAAGCAACTGAGCGGAGTTAATGCCCACCACATAGTTGAAGCGACCTTTAAAGGACTTGGGATTGCCCTAAGACAGGCCTTAAGTGAGAGCGAGCGTTTGGAGAGCACGAAAGGGGTGTTGTAA